One Ardenticatenales bacterium genomic region harbors:
- a CDS encoding HAMP domain-containing histidine kinase gives MTSKMEISPIEAATLAGRVADALLRMHHAAFAVLDGELVVRYVSPDLLALLHAPEMDPAGQPLTHFLDLFVGMEEVLEDVLRGESEGVSLDQVNWELPDGSFLYFSFQCLPYMPAEPRAGLLLIVEDTTALNQMRQLMVQDRNELRLLREALSRTNDQLRQANQTKSLFLSMAAHDLRAPLSVIQGYADLLEMELGAILSDDQHEFLRIISNQVDWLVQLIADLLDLDRIEQGNLILNQEPCLLEELVQESARVYALNARQKGLSLRLNLAPTASSVNIDPQRLRQVMHNLLSNAIKFCRAGDTITLSTRQEGDGVVLAVADTGPGVTAEQAGRIFDKYYRTEETRQRQVQGAGLGLYIVKSLVEAHEGRVQVISQPGWGTRFDVWLPRFDWV, from the coding sequence ATGACAAGCAAGATGGAAATCTCGCCGATTGAGGCCGCCACGCTGGCCGGGCGCGTCGCGGACGCGCTGCTGCGTATGCACCACGCTGCTTTTGCCGTGTTGGATGGAGAACTGGTCGTGCGCTATGTTTCGCCCGACCTTCTTGCCCTGTTGCACGCGCCGGAAATGGACCCGGCAGGCCAACCGTTGACCCACTTTCTTGATTTGTTCGTCGGCATGGAAGAGGTTTTGGAGGATGTGTTGCGTGGAGAGAGCGAGGGAGTATCCCTGGACCAGGTTAATTGGGAATTGCCCGATGGTTCGTTTCTCTACTTCTCGTTTCAATGTCTCCCGTATATGCCGGCAGAACCGCGGGCCGGGCTGCTGTTAATCGTGGAAGACACGACCGCCCTGAACCAGATGCGTCAACTCATGGTGCAGGATCGGAATGAACTGCGCCTGCTGCGAGAAGCGCTTTCGCGGACCAATGACCAACTGCGACAGGCAAATCAGACAAAATCGCTCTTCCTCTCCATGGCGGCGCATGATTTGCGTGCGCCGTTGAGCGTGATACAGGGGTACGCGGACCTGCTGGAGATGGAATTGGGGGCGATCTTGTCGGATGATCAGCACGAGTTTTTGCGCATTATCAGTAACCAGGTTGATTGGCTGGTGCAGTTGATTGCCGATTTGCTCGATCTGGATCGCATTGAGCAGGGCAATCTCATTTTGAACCAGGAACCCTGCCTGTTGGAGGAACTGGTGCAAGAAAGCGCGCGCGTCTATGCCCTGAATGCGCGCCAGAAAGGGCTATCGTTGCGACTGAATCTGGCGCCAACGGCGTCTTCCGTGAACATTGACCCGCAGCGGCTGCGGCAAGTCATGCACAATCTGCTATCCAATGCCATTAAGTTTTGTCGCGCGGGGGATACGATCACGCTGTCTACGCGCCAGGAGGGGGATGGGGTGGTTCTGGCCGTCGCGGATACGGGGCCGGGCGTGACGGCGGAGCAGGCGGGGCGGATATTTGATAAATATTATCGCACGGAGGAAACCCGGCAGAGACAGGTTCAGGGGGCGGGGTTGGGCCTGTACATTGTCAAGAGCCTGGTAGAGGCGCACGAGGGGCGGGTGCAGGTTATCAGCCAGCCTGGGTGGGGGACGCGCTTTGATGTGTGGCTGCCGCGATTTGATTGGGTGTGA
- a CDS encoding TIGR01777 family protein, whose product MRVIITGGTGLIGRALTRSLVDDGHEVIVLTRNPAKAAGMPASAQPVQWDARSAAGWGHLADGADAIVNLAGAGIAGDGALPQRWTAARKQLLRDSRLNAAKAVVAAIAAAAQKPRLLVQASAVGYYEVHTDERAVTEASPPGAGFLPELCVEWEASSAGVTDYGTRLVVLRTGLVLSNEGGVLPRTALPFRLFVGGPMGSGRQWMPWIHMEDEVRAIRFLMAREEASGAYNLCAPEPVRNKAFGQAIGRALGRPAWLPLPAFALQLTLGELAHTLLTGQRALPERLLAAGFQFHHTDINQAMAGLLNQMPGMSQSTG is encoded by the coding sequence ATGCGAGTGATTATCACAGGTGGTACGGGGTTGATTGGGCGCGCCTTGACGCGCAGTTTGGTGGATGATGGGCATGAGGTGATTGTGTTGACGCGGAATCCGGCTAAGGCGGCGGGAATGCCGGCATCCGCCCAACCCGTTCAATGGGATGCCCGCAGCGCCGCCGGCTGGGGACACCTGGCCGATGGCGCGGACGCCATCGTCAACCTGGCCGGCGCGGGCATTGCCGGAGATGGCGCGCTGCCCCAGCGATGGACCGCCGCGCGCAAGCAACTGCTGCGCGACAGCCGCCTCAACGCCGCCAAAGCCGTCGTCGCCGCGATTGCCGCCGCTGCGCAAAAACCACGGCTACTGGTGCAGGCATCGGCGGTTGGGTATTACGAGGTGCATACCGACGAACGCGCCGTGACGGAAGCGTCGCCGCCGGGCGCGGGCTTTCTGCCCGAATTGTGCGTGGAGTGGGAGGCCAGCAGCGCCGGCGTGACCGATTATGGGACGCGGCTGGTGGTCTTGCGTACGGGATTGGTCTTGAGCAACGAGGGGGGCGTTTTGCCACGCACCGCGCTGCCGTTTCGCCTGTTTGTCGGCGGCCCCATGGGCAGCGGGCGACAGTGGATGCCCTGGATTCACATGGAGGACGAGGTGCGGGCGATTCGTTTCTTGATGGCACGGGAGGAGGCCAGCGGCGCGTATAATCTGTGCGCCCCGGAACCGGTGCGCAACAAGGCGTTTGGGCAGGCGATTGGGCGCGCTTTGGGAAGGCCGGCGTGGTTGCCGCTGCCGGCATTTGCCCTGCAACTCACATTAGGCGAACTGGCGCACACCCTGCTCACCGGCCAGCGCGCCCTGCCCGAACGCCTGCTGGCGGCGGGCTTCCAATTCCACCACACCGACATCAACCAGGCAATGGCCGGCTTACTGAATCAGATGCCAGGAATGAGCCAATCTACAGGTTGA
- a CDS encoding 2,3-bisphosphoglycerate-independent phosphoglycerate mutase encodes MQYRPVALFILDGWGIREMEHGNAVAQGHTPNYDRWMRTLERSIVDASGEAVGLPAGQMGNSEVGHLNLGAGRVIYQDITRIDKAIRENMLGEMPALTQSLQSLSQNGGKLHLVGLLGSGGVHSHERHLHALLDLAVARGIDPIVHVITDGRDTPPRSAAGFAASLEQKLAQLGRGCIASVSGRYYTMDRDKRWPRIQLGYNVIALHEGTAYASAGEAIAASYAQNVTDEFIVPVIVETERDTRIRPGDCVLFYNFRADRMRQIVRAFAFPDFDGFPRAYIPDLRLVTMTAYEADFPVDVIFPDEGITNPLAEVLSQRGCRQIHAAETEKYAHVTYFFNGGLETPFPGEDRILIPSPKVATYDLQPEMSAYELTAAIEARIRAHDDDFILVNFANPDMVGHTGVLEAAIKAVETVDECAGRLVAAINAKGGVAIVTADHGNCERMVDEKTGVPHTYHTTSPVSLFVIGDQYFMLRPRGILADVAPTVLDLMGIPQPPEMTGLSLID; translated from the coding sequence ATGCAATACCGACCGGTCGCCCTGTTCATTTTGGATGGATGGGGCATACGTGAAATGGAACATGGCAATGCCGTGGCGCAGGGCCACACGCCCAATTATGATCGCTGGATGCGCACGCTGGAGCGTTCGATTGTGGATGCTTCGGGCGAGGCCGTGGGATTGCCGGCGGGGCAAATGGGCAATTCCGAGGTGGGACACCTGAACCTGGGCGCGGGGCGCGTTATTTACCAGGACATTACGCGCATTGATAAGGCGATCCGCGAGAATATGTTGGGGGAAATGCCGGCACTCACCCAATCCCTACAATCACTTTCCCAAAACGGGGGCAAACTCCACCTCGTGGGCTTGCTCGGTTCCGGCGGCGTCCACAGCCATGAGCGCCACCTCCACGCCCTGCTCGACCTGGCCGTGGCCCGGGGGATTGACCCCATCGTCCACGTCATCACCGATGGGCGTGACACACCGCCACGCAGCGCCGCCGGTTTCGCCGCCAGCCTGGAGCAAAAACTGGCGCAACTGGGGCGCGGCTGCATCGCCTCCGTCAGCGGACGCTACTACACGATGGATCGAGACAAGCGGTGGCCGCGTATCCAGCTAGGCTACAACGTGATCGCCCTGCACGAGGGGACCGCCTATGCCTCCGCGGGCGAGGCGATTGCCGCCTCCTATGCCCAGAACGTGACCGATGAGTTTATCGTGCCCGTGATCGTGGAAACGGAACGAGACACGCGCATCCGTCCGGGAGATTGCGTTTTGTTTTACAATTTCCGCGCGGATCGTATGCGCCAGATTGTGCGCGCCTTTGCGTTTCCCGATTTCGATGGCTTCCCGCGCGCCTACATCCCCGACTTGCGGCTGGTGACGATGACGGCGTATGAGGCGGATTTTCCCGTGGATGTGATTTTCCCGGACGAGGGGATTACGAATCCCTTGGCGGAGGTGTTGAGTCAGCGAGGATGCCGGCAAATCCACGCCGCCGAAACGGAAAAATACGCCCACGTCACCTACTTCTTTAACGGTGGCCTGGAAACCCCCTTCCCCGGCGAGGACCGCATCCTCATCCCCTCGCCCAAAGTCGCCACCTATGACTTGCAGCCGGAAATGAGCGCCTACGAACTGACGGCGGCCATTGAGGCGCGGATCCGCGCCCACGACGACGATTTCATCCTCGTCAATTTCGCCAATCCCGACATGGTAGGCCACACCGGCGTGCTGGAAGCGGCGATCAAAGCGGTGGAAACGGTGGACGAATGCGCCGGGCGGCTGGTGGCCGCCATCAATGCCAAAGGAGGCGTGGCAATCGTCACCGCCGACCACGGCAACTGTGAGCGCATGGTGGATGAAAAAACGGGCGTGCCCCACACCTACCACACCACCAGTCCCGTTTCCCTGTTCGTCATCGGCGACCAATACTTCATGCTGCGCCCGCGCGGTATCCTGGCGGACGTGGCCCCCACGGTGCTGGACCTGATGGGTATTCCACAGCCGCCGGAGATGACGGGGCTTAGCTTGATTGACTGA
- a CDS encoding ATP-binding cassette domain-containing protein: protein MGTIVAVEGLGKTFQVKQKAPGLRGSWQAVWKPVTKEVEAVREVSFALEEGELLGFIGPNGAGKSTTIKILTGILFPSQGAAHVLGYVPWKQRRQLAYQIGSVFGQKPQLWYHLPPEDTFRLFARIYELDMRDYQKRRDFLVEAFQIQDLLAVPVRKLSLGQRMKCEIVASLLHRPRVIFLDEPTIGLDVVAKEQIRQAIQDMNAQDRTTIFLTSHDAGDIEKLCRRVIVINHGRVIFDDRTSVLKRQFLRRKIIDVRFAEALAEPLALPGVTVLKQGTYGVKLEFDNREQPVEGVVQAVMDVAPCVDINISDPPMEEIIREIYTVS from the coding sequence ATGGGAACAATCGTCGCCGTTGAGGGCCTGGGCAAGACGTTTCAGGTGAAGCAAAAAGCACCCGGACTGCGCGGAAGCTGGCAGGCTGTGTGGAAGCCGGTCACCAAGGAGGTGGAGGCGGTGCGGGAAGTTTCGTTTGCCCTGGAGGAAGGGGAATTGCTAGGCTTCATTGGTCCCAATGGGGCGGGCAAGTCCACCACCATCAAAATCCTCACGGGCATTCTCTTCCCCAGCCAGGGAGCGGCGCATGTGCTGGGGTATGTTCCCTGGAAGCAGCGGCGGCAGCTTGCCTACCAGATCGGCTCCGTCTTCGGGCAGAAGCCGCAGCTCTGGTATCACCTGCCGCCGGAAGATACGTTTCGCCTTTTTGCCCGTATCTACGAACTGGATATGCGCGACTACCAGAAACGGCGCGATTTCCTCGTGGAAGCGTTCCAGATTCAAGATTTGCTGGCGGTTCCGGTGCGCAAGTTGAGCCTGGGGCAGCGCATGAAGTGTGAGATCGTGGCCTCGTTGCTGCACCGCCCGCGCGTGATCTTCCTGGACGAGCCGACGATTGGCCTGGATGTGGTGGCGAAGGAGCAGATTCGCCAGGCGATTCAGGATATGAATGCGCAGGACAGGACGACGATTTTTCTCACCAGCCACGACGCCGGGGATATTGAGAAGTTGTGCCGCCGCGTGATTGTGATCAATCACGGGCGCGTCATTTTTGATGACCGCACTTCGGTGTTGAAGCGGCAGTTCTTGCGACGCAAAATCATTGACGTGCGCTTCGCGGAGGCGCTGGCGGAGCCGTTGGCGCTGCCGGGCGTGACGGTGCTGAAGCAGGGGACGTATGGGGTGAAACTGGAGTTTGACAACCGCGAGCAGCCGGTGGAGGGGGTGGTGCAGGCGGTGATGGATGTGGCTCCATGCGTGGACATTAACATCTCGGACCCGCCGATGGAAGAGATTATCCGCGAGATTTATACGGTGAGTTGA
- a CDS encoding M23 family metallopeptidase produces the protein MRERQTWVKVFIFLLATWLMVGCGTQRPGTLTEMRVTEPEVVTSPLAKALPSVTAQPLAATRTVLPTPVPTLTAVPASSPTPTSSPTATATPTATPSPTPAATQTPLPTLVPVNRRCPDPAPTKPEYNHFWLANGPWPTPDPAAESHFWLAKPLPGGGRVITSQILPYGYDGLGRYLLHNGSDMAQPMGTPVLAVGAGTVIVAQSDEAALFGWRCDWYGHLVIIQLDQTWRGQPLYALYGHVLNISVAPGDRVTSGQQVAEVGIGGAAVVPHLHFELRVGENSFAGTRNPLLWLSPGETRGVIAGRLLDPEGRPWQGHPVQIQQTDGITDTLTAWTYLDDPQHLIHPDEGFAENFVLADLRPGNYEVWATVQGEMYRAAVVVNAGSVSTVELVTAPYKTPTPAP, from the coding sequence TTGAGAGAAAGACAGACCTGGGTCAAGGTGTTCATATTTCTGCTGGCAACATGGTTGATGGTGGGTTGCGGCACACAAAGGCCGGGCACATTGACGGAAATGCGGGTGACTGAACCGGAAGTGGTTACGTCGCCTTTAGCGAAGGCACTGCCTTCCGTTACGGCCCAACCATTGGCGGCCACGCGCACCGTTCTTCCGACGCCCGTGCCCACGCTGACGGCTGTGCCGGCATCTTCCCCCACCCCCACGTCCTCCCCCACCGCCACAGCCACGCCGACAGCCACGCCGTCACCAACGCCAGCGGCCACCCAAACCCCGCTGCCCACGCTCGTCCCCGTCAATCGTCGCTGCCCCGATCCCGCCCCCACCAAACCGGAATACAACCACTTCTGGCTGGCAAACGGACCCTGGCCAACGCCCGATCCGGCGGCGGAGAGCCATTTTTGGTTGGCGAAGCCACTACCCGGCGGAGGGCGGGTGATCACCAGCCAGATTTTGCCGTATGGGTATGACGGTCTGGGGCGCTACCTGCTGCACAACGGCAGCGACATGGCGCAGCCCATGGGCACACCCGTTCTGGCGGTGGGCGCGGGCACGGTTATCGTGGCCCAATCCGACGAGGCGGCCTTATTTGGCTGGCGCTGCGACTGGTACGGGCACCTGGTCATTATCCAACTGGACCAGACGTGGCGGGGGCAGCCACTGTACGCGCTTTATGGGCATGTGCTGAACATTTCCGTGGCTCCGGGCGACCGGGTCACGAGCGGGCAACAGGTGGCGGAGGTGGGCATTGGCGGCGCGGCCGTGGTTCCGCATCTGCATTTTGAACTGCGCGTGGGGGAGAACAGTTTTGCCGGCACGCGCAATCCATTACTATGGTTATCGCCAGGAGAAACCCGCGGGGTGATCGCCGGAAGACTGCTCGATCCCGAAGGACGTCCCTGGCAGGGTCATCCCGTGCAAATCCAACAGACGGATGGAATCACCGACACGCTCACGGCCTGGACCTACCTTGATGACCCGCAGCATCTCATCCATCCTGATGAGGGATTCGCGGAGAATTTCGTCCTGGCCGACTTGCGACCGGGCAACTATGAGGTGTGGGCGACGGTGCAGGGGGAAATGTATCGGGCGGCGGTGGTGGTCAATGCCGGCAGCGTGAGTACGGTGGAATTGGTCACGGCTCCCTACAAGACGCCCACACCCGCGCCATGA
- a CDS encoding GTP-binding protein yields MKNHQIEMRLIQRKVCLLGEYAVGKTSMVRQFVEGRFDDRYLSTIGVKISRKHMHWLDQPYNLIIWDLADGDTYRDATNYLRGAAGAVVVCDITRQQTLSAVFTYTAYLRASLPSVSIVVAVNKADLQAQQAIDESDLRRMGSELAVPWLKTSAKTGLGVEMAFTNLVQLMESALT; encoded by the coding sequence ATGAAAAATCACCAGATCGAGATGCGTTTGATCCAGAGAAAAGTCTGCCTGTTGGGAGAATATGCCGTCGGCAAGACCAGCATGGTGCGGCAATTTGTCGAAGGCCGCTTTGACGACAGGTATTTAAGTACAATTGGCGTGAAAATCTCGCGGAAGCACATGCACTGGCTCGATCAGCCTTATAACTTGATTATTTGGGACCTGGCTGATGGCGACACCTACCGTGATGCCACAAACTACCTGCGTGGTGCGGCAGGAGCGGTGGTTGTCTGCGACATCACACGGCAACAAACGCTGTCTGCCGTATTCACCTACACGGCCTACTTGCGTGCCAGTTTGCCATCGGTTTCCATTGTTGTCGCCGTGAATAAGGCTGATCTGCAAGCGCAGCAGGCGATTGACGAATCGGACTTGCGGCGGATGGGAAGTGAACTGGCTGTTCCCTGGCTCAAGACCAGCGCCAAAACAGGTCTTGGCGTGGAAATGGCCTTTACGAATCTGGTACAGTTGATGGAGTCCGCGCTTACATGA
- a CDS encoding DUF3696 domain-containing protein produces MITRLHLQNFKSWKDTERMRMAPLTGLFGANSSGKTSLLQFLLMLKQTAESADRSRVLHTGDDRSYVDLGTFHDLIYGHDQAKDLAYSLEWTLTTPLHITDPERKNVRLFQINKLQFEAVLRNINGVTQVDRFTYQFDGNQFGMARQIADGNTDDYELTVSGYELKRSRGRKWPLPRPVRNYGFPDQVNAYYQNAGFLSELVLSLEQQLQELFYLGPLREYPNRHYLWAGERPPDVGSRGEQAVPALLASRRFGKVIHRGRGRPKQTVEECVAMWLKRLGLIHSFGLKPIAENRKEYEVRVRRTAISPEVLITDVGFGVSQILPVLVLCFYAPKGATLILEQPEIHLHPAVQAGLADVFIDAIKTRDIQIVLESHSEHLLRRLQLRIAEEKLLPEQTALYFTRISDKGQSSLQELDVDSYGNIRNWPVNFFGDELGELAAMTEAALQRQMELT; encoded by the coding sequence ATGATAACCCGTTTGCATTTGCAAAACTTCAAGTCATGGAAAGATACAGAGCGCATGCGCATGGCTCCCCTGACGGGTCTGTTTGGGGCCAATAGTTCTGGAAAGACGAGCCTGCTGCAATTCCTCCTTATGTTAAAGCAAACGGCGGAATCGGCGGACCGCTCGCGCGTGCTGCACACCGGTGACGATCGTTCTTATGTTGATTTAGGCACTTTCCACGACCTGATCTACGGCCATGATCAAGCAAAAGACCTGGCGTACTCGCTGGAATGGACCTTAACAACGCCGCTACACATCACCGATCCGGAGCGAAAAAACGTCAGGCTTTTCCAAATAAACAAACTCCAGTTTGAAGCAGTCCTACGGAACATCAACGGAGTGACGCAAGTAGACCGCTTCACCTATCAATTTGACGGGAACCAATTTGGCATGGCGCGCCAAATAGCTGACGGAAATACAGACGATTACGAATTGACCGTTTCTGGTTATGAACTCAAGCGATCCCGTGGGCGAAAATGGCCTCTGCCGCGTCCCGTAAGAAACTATGGATTCCCTGATCAAGTAAACGCTTACTATCAGAACGCCGGATTTCTCTCAGAGCTTGTCCTGTCTCTGGAACAGCAATTGCAGGAACTGTTCTACCTGGGACCGTTGCGAGAGTATCCAAATCGTCACTACTTGTGGGCGGGAGAACGTCCACCGGATGTCGGATCGCGTGGGGAACAAGCCGTACCGGCGCTTCTTGCCTCGCGCCGCTTTGGCAAAGTCATTCATCGCGGGAGAGGACGACCCAAACAGACGGTTGAAGAATGCGTGGCCATGTGGCTCAAGCGGTTAGGGTTAATTCATAGCTTTGGCTTAAAACCCATTGCCGAAAACCGGAAAGAATATGAGGTGCGCGTGCGTCGCACAGCTATATCGCCAGAGGTCTTGATAACGGACGTGGGCTTTGGCGTTTCACAGATATTGCCTGTTTTGGTGCTATGCTTTTATGCCCCCAAAGGGGCCACGCTCATCTTGGAACAACCTGAAATCCACCTGCATCCGGCGGTTCAGGCTGGTCTCGCGGATGTATTTATAGATGCCATTAAGACACGCGACATACAGATCGTTTTGGAAAGCCATAGCGAACACCTCTTGCGACGTTTGCAGCTACGAATAGCGGAAGAAAAACTCCTCCCAGAGCAGACCGCCTTGTATTTCACGAGAATCTCGGACAAGGGCCAGTCAAGTTTGCAAGAACTTGATGTGGATTCATATGGCAATATTCGCAACTGGCCGGTTAATTTCTTCGGTGATGAGCTTGGGGAGCTTGCGGCAATGACGGAAGCAGCGTTACAGCGGCAGATGGAGTTGACCTAA
- a CDS encoding ABC-2 family transporter protein: MKETKLTASPPRKAQASGPRRIWTEVTFVRHLIAVNLASAMEYRVSFITQILGMFLNNGIYFIFWLLFFDKFGTVRGYNIREIYLLFGMVALGHGLGAMFAGNIGSALAQTIAQGRLDYYLPLPRSLLTHVIFSRMTISAIGDVTFGLFAYLFTGRFHPVEMVLFLVSAVLAAGIFVSYGILAGSLAFFMGNAQQISMQATNAIITFALYPNTLFSGATRLLLYTLIPAAFVGAVPVTIVTERNGLLLLGLAAGVVFFGALATGVFYLGLRRYESGSAINVNL, translated from the coding sequence ATGAAAGAAACCAAACTGACAGCATCCCCACCTAGAAAAGCCCAGGCCAGTGGCCCACGCCGCATCTGGACGGAAGTGACCTTCGTGCGCCACCTGATCGCCGTGAACCTGGCGTCGGCGATGGAGTACCGCGTCTCCTTTATCACCCAGATTTTGGGTATGTTCCTCAATAACGGCATCTACTTCATCTTTTGGTTGCTGTTCTTTGACAAGTTCGGCACGGTGCGCGGCTACAATATCCGCGAGATTTACCTGCTATTCGGCATGGTGGCTTTGGGGCATGGGTTGGGCGCGATGTTTGCCGGCAACATCGGCTCCGCCCTGGCACAAACCATTGCTCAGGGGCGGCTGGACTACTACCTGCCACTGCCGCGTAGCTTGCTGACGCACGTCATCTTTTCGCGCATGACGATTAGCGCCATCGGCGATGTCACTTTTGGTCTGTTTGCCTATCTGTTTACGGGGCGCTTCCACCCCGTGGAGATGGTGTTGTTTTTGGTGTCGGCGGTGTTGGCTGCCGGCATTTTCGTCAGCTATGGCATTCTGGCCGGGTCACTCGCCTTCTTCATGGGCAACGCGCAGCAAATCAGTATGCAGGCCACCAATGCCATCATCACATTTGCCCTTTATCCCAACACCCTCTTTTCCGGCGCGACGCGGCTGCTCCTCTACACCCTCATCCCCGCCGCGTTTGTGGGCGCGGTTCCCGTGACCATCGTCACCGAACGGAACGGGCTGTTGCTCCTGGGGTTGGCGGCGGGCGTCGTCTTCTTCGGCGCCCTGGCGACAGGCGTCTTCTACCTGGGGCTGCGCCGCTACGAATCCGGCAGCGCCATCAACGTCAACCTGTAG
- a CDS encoding ABC transporter permease, whose product MLHRLQIAGTKYTAIALTNLQNQLAYVWDAFNRAFLILVFMFIFAQLWRAAFAAQGVTEIAGLTLSDTLWYFLIAEVMQLGQIRHDANITQEVKDGSIAYTMGKPYNYLAYHFSNGLGEGLLKMGMVFLLGAPVTWYYAGIPAIHLRHLPFVLLILLIAMLVDFCILSIIGLLAFVTEDTASFRLIYQKIVFIFGGLLIPLDFLPAWLQRVAALLPFQLTTYAPARLFVAFNWPQFGRLLLSGIVWLLILGALLWWQYRWATRNLAINGG is encoded by the coding sequence ATGCTGCATCGTTTGCAAATTGCCGGCACTAAATACACCGCCATCGCCCTCACCAACCTGCAAAACCAGCTTGCCTACGTGTGGGACGCCTTCAACCGCGCCTTCCTCATTCTCGTCTTCATGTTCATCTTCGCCCAGTTGTGGCGCGCCGCGTTTGCCGCCCAGGGCGTCACGGAGATCGCCGGCCTCACCCTGTCGGACACACTCTGGTACTTCCTCATCGCCGAGGTGATGCAGTTGGGGCAAATTCGCCACGACGCCAATATCACGCAGGAGGTGAAGGACGGCTCCATCGCCTACACCATGGGTAAGCCGTATAACTACCTGGCGTACCATTTTAGCAACGGGTTAGGGGAAGGGTTGTTGAAGATGGGGATGGTTTTCTTGTTGGGGGCGCCGGTGACGTGGTATTATGCCGGCATTCCCGCCATCCACCTGCGCCACCTCCCCTTCGTCCTTCTCATCCTCCTCATCGCCATGCTTGTGGACTTCTGCATTCTCAGCATCATCGGCTTGCTCGCCTTTGTCACCGAAGACACCGCCTCCTTCCGCCTCATCTATCAGAAAATCGTCTTCATCTTTGGCGGGCTGCTCATTCCTCTGGACTTTTTGCCGGCATGGTTGCAGCGGGTTGCCGCGCTGCTGCCCTTCCAATTGACCACCTACGCCCCCGCGCGCCTGTTCGTGGCCTTCAACTGGCCCCAGTTTGGCCGCCTGCTCCTCAGCGGCATCGTCTGGCTGCTCATTCTGGGCGCTCTTCTCTGGTGGCAATACCGCTGGGCGACGCGCAACCTGGCCATTAACGGCGGTTGA
- a CDS encoding ABC transporter ATP-binding protein, translating into MIQLQQVTKRYYMLTALNSVSLQVRAGEVLGVLGPNGAGKTTLFKLIAGILQPDAGTIVAANGVWPGMGYKPERLLYPNKMRVTEYLRLIAGLCNITGADAERTIRRSLEQVNLLGAANKRIKDCSKGMRQRLGLAQALIGDPPLLLLDEPSNGLDPEGQADIQRHIRALRDAGKTILLSSHQLHEVTAVCSHLIILNQGQIHYENSMENALAERPHATIRTTQDLTPLHPLMQSLHTDIETHPMELILNNEAIRLRRQVMSILLSAGYDIVQVDQRRVTLAEIYAEAVQ; encoded by the coding sequence GTGATTCAATTGCAGCAAGTCACCAAGCGGTACTACATGCTCACGGCACTGAACAGTGTTTCGCTTCAGGTCCGCGCAGGCGAAGTGTTAGGGGTGTTGGGGCCAAATGGCGCAGGCAAGACAACGCTCTTTAAGCTCATTGCCGGCATTTTGCAGCCCGATGCCGGCACGATTGTGGCCGCCAATGGAGTCTGGCCAGGCATGGGCTACAAGCCTGAGCGCCTCCTCTATCCCAACAAGATGCGGGTCACCGAGTATTTGCGCCTGATTGCCGGCCTCTGCAATATCACCGGGGCCGACGCGGAGCGCACAATCAGGCGCAGTCTGGAGCAGGTTAATCTGCTGGGGGCGGCCAACAAGCGCATTAAGGATTGCTCGAAGGGAATGCGCCAGCGTTTGGGCTTGGCGCAGGCGTTAATCGGGGATCCGCCACTCCTGCTGCTGGACGAGCCGTCCAACGGATTAGACCCGGAAGGCCAGGCGGATATTCAGAGGCACATTCGCGCTTTGCGAGATGCCGGCAAAACCATCCTCCTCAGCTCCCATCAACTACACGAAGTCACCGCCGTTTGCAGTCACCTGATCATTCTCAACCAGGGACAGATTCATTACGAAAATAGCATGGAGAACGCCCTGGCCGAGCGTCCCCACGCCACCATTCGCACCACCCAGGACCTGACACCGCTGCATCCGTTGATGCAAAGCCTGCACACAGACATCGAAACGCACCCCATGGAACTGATTTTGAATAACGAAGCCATTCGCCTGCGCCGCCAGGTGATGAGCATACTCCTCAGTGCGGGCTACGACATTGTCCAGGTGGACCAGCGGCGCGTCACGCTGGCGGAAATTTACGCGGAGGCCGTGCAATGA